In one window of Leptidea sinapis chromosome 9, ilLepSina1.1, whole genome shotgun sequence DNA:
- the LOC126965837 gene encoding uncharacterized protein LOC126965837 isoform X2, giving the protein MTSEIDVSKTNEILRRRKLRLQQVREQSKDIAKKVRQRAKTEQLQHVVDLDGNKEKQYFQLQEKLVDRLEQLYSKSLQNVGTGHKDALELNSQDMKKKTDLSKLRGREAVAELRKKKQEILDEKKKQLDRKLQAREAANELSREKSVTTVHLLKSKSDDKVSSNQSHINIDSVQNSNNNDNKVLDTDSKKNDIATQWEAEELPKDWEPNVPSLSIPKDDKESQRISENDTEISNKSKRMNLFALSDEMPASLRGSYSNIPLDTHYKPTTTVISEYLQSRQLRLRESEPESIKKPSDDLQSIKQTILRTRASKVDGNSICHVLDEQVIPVPAWRASNSYNVPCRCQTKYCNNFKQPVTNTFMYQHEHYQINKTSYQKQLCAVKSFKDSKFCPPVSGNKTERSKNSIGDSIKKHCITLNNRHNLENNVTVVREENNNDDAYTRALKETLNSNDPEPKKVDHKKVEMRNKVAVAKDKIDKEYKDTLAFLNSLAKTRSDKPIREAFMDDDRQKIVTEKHQRKLHEEFTNLQREHCRKNCKHTRRTPSKSDNTGSPVNRHKKYDWLPVPEGDGNLVIHTLPLDNDAKCNNTVKFSDIDTYHEYRSRHKHTPPSKDDNTNKRTEETVFVEHISSDTDTDSISSESSSLKDTVQEIQKHKSKNDHRLSDGDKIIIYKIVQSKMEKRSKKCKKSRNASKISSNMSKSIEKTKNEGTVEQDNEGFENLSEGIYKAKETGDNVAAIHFAEDDKINVSSNDNCKRNRSTTPHNDHEKDCIRRDISNGDNRTREEAYSAKAPATQPSVTSSTNLYKTADIQKPSKTMQDFDFLKPFDGDHEAAKFYIGASGFLKDNNYEVVIQLKKKESDIIDKSNKKIDNESAQVQAKDKSKVDIEVQYSNDHNLKETAAQTSVNIENIYAENASSETNIKHNPLLTNNEDKIQSVNMENETDNVQEIGVHTSFKDSFTIPVECPKTDSIAKPATSTYTQTSFSSPNARPVLLHMTSSTSTAYMSPPDFIHPKFLGHIYDPLNQRECEDTPINIENQNCFKVCRCTRSRSSHYNHKKTCKRLSISTNTPPNTARSFQCDISEDLQTNSLECNNSKRIHKGLKKIHKKSHSSHVIQEKHKSLEPNQNTRSGLSHKACTKNVNINPVVKQYVNKLLGLNKGTLKAVQVINQECSAIETPGSSIINDSNNIGKYYKHAENKISLEQIKVMVEQQITKKLQKEVENTKTYSSNILGSEKQINVNSNLARKKHVHKVKSLNISKHFVKTKRSRESHKRDHDVVDRPQPRSSSSNEPCSSHNHFSKNVKENFLARHNFGSKSTFNLRKKCSLPSTTTVRRNNKSPRRRCSVQYSSCDTRHRDAYRLPPNRATATSFSTDSEKSNYREFKKTSKFHPADISTQTSAIDSDINFMKLAENKLHNMEKIADLTERCTKRLSNLAKVLEEVRKNKSLVYGQVSTSDSASESEIKKNTISAQITQSSSRILPENKIQADVREPSKEKIQFVQILTDIPKPSAVLASTSTSSINNDPNGPESKAKSDQSKSRGKPPPALSRVNLKNVHDITAVPHELSTVMEVDSPMSVNLKSNSSRKQLYKESTLSNQEEHPKTQEGTSHEFKEDHSNSGSISQKDKFQHSKASFGSSEESKAQMMDMKLFNEIMLKPFVSLQDYVNQCNGKIEEGSNLEDLIKDNVAHEELSSLHSDGSLPDVISELLKRKIISEPFKLDTGSNGNTNTTSLSSESSMSLLALSKIKKEKKFADKILLKRDNFGETSGTLSLSSNPDLEHAFKKLGMGWASSTLKKTKERLALSSSSNTSSSSLNQLKSKSGAKDGSSVTNEFIPYDHKLNFKNETDNAKNAVQQTSLTNSMTVKEFLTNELAKKITFTNNNSTRNDNEFVSLYETKMPDEIKNASKTREEHSGVLSPIVRARTSTPVQIYRSATYHSTSSSNTSESLFSNAEELSSVKVTSNSLRNHSISDKDDLTIPNYSLRRKGLSDNSKSD; this is encoded by the exons ATGACTTCTGAAATTGATGTTTCgaaaacaaatgaaattttaagacgTCGTAAACTACGATTACAACAG GTTAGAGAACAATCAAAAGATATAGCAAAAAAGGTTCGGCAGCGTGCGAAAACTGAACAATTGCAACATGTGGTAGATCTTGATGGAAACAAAGAGAAACAGTATTTTCAGCTACAAGAAAAACTTGTGGATAGATTAGAACAATTATATTCAAAGAGTTTACAAAATGTTGGGACTGGTCACAAAGATGCTTTGGAATTAAATAGTCAAG ATATGAAAAAGAAGACTGATTTGTCTAAATTACGGGGGAGAGAAGCTGTTGCggaattaagaaaaaaaaagcaagAAATACTGgatgaaaaaaagaaacaacTTGATAGAAAATTACAAGCTAG AGAAGCAGCAAATGAATTAAGTAGAGAGAAATCTGTTACTACAGTTCACTTATTAAAATCGAAATCAGATGATAAAGTCTCGTCAAATCAAAGTCACATAAATATTGATTCTGTGCAAAATAGTAATAACAATGATAATAAAGTATTAGATACAGATTCAAAAAAGAATGACATTGCGACTCAGTGGGAGGCAGAAGAGTTGCCAAAAGATTGGGAACCAAATGTTCCATCATTATCCATTCCAAAAGATGACAAAGAGAGTCAAAGAATATCAGAAAATGACACAGAGATTTCTAACAAAAGTAAAAGAATGAATCTTTTTGCATTGAGTGATGAAATGCCGGCTAGTTTAAGAGGCAGCTATTCAAACATTCCTTTAGATACACATTATAAACCTACAACCACAGTTATATCTGAATATTTACAAAGTAGACAATTACGTTTGAGAGAATCTGAACCTGAAAGTATTAAAAAGCCGAGTGATGATCTGCAAAGTATTAAACAAACAATACTTAGGACACGAGCATCAAAAGTCGATGGTAATAGTATATGTCATGTACTTGACGAACAGGTCATACCGGTGCCTGCCTGGCGTGCTAGCAACTCTTATAATGTACCTTGTCGTTGCCAaactaaatattgtaataacttCAAGCAGCCTGTGACTAACACATTTATGTATCAGCATGaacattatcaaattaataagaCATCCTATCAAAAACAATTGTGTGCTGTCAAAAGTTTTAAAGATTCCAAATTTTGCCCACCAG TTTCAGGTAATAAAACAGAAAGATCTAAAAACTCAATTGGAGATTCTATTAAAAAACATTGTATAACTTTGAATAATAGACATAACCTAGAGAATAATGTTACTGTAGTCcgtgaagaaaataataatgacgATGCATATACCAGAGCCTTAAAAGAAACACTAAACTCAAATGATCCCGAACCCAAGAAAGTTGACCATAAGAAAGTTGAAATGAGAAATAAAGTTGCGGTTGCTAAAGATAAGATTGATAAGGAGTACAAGGACACTTTGGCATTCTTAAATTCTTTGGCAAAAACAAGATCCGATAAACCTATT AGGGAGGCGTTTATGGATGATGATAGACAAAAAATTGTCACAGAGAAGCATCAAAGAAAATTGCATGAGGAATTCACAAATTTGCAAAGAGAACATTGTAGAAAAAATTGTAAG CACACACGTAGGACACCTAGTAAATCTGATAATACTGGAAGCCCAGTTAACAGGCATAAGAAATATGATTGGCTACCGGTTCCTGAAGGTGATGGAAATCTAGTTATACACACGCTTCCTCTTGATAACGATGCTAAATGCAATAATACAGTCAAATTTAGCGACATTGATACTTACCATGAGTACAGATCTCGTCACAAACACACACCTCCGTCAAAGGATGACAACACTAACAAAAGAACTGAAGAAACTGTCTTTGTAGAACACATTAGTAGTGATACTGATACTGATTCTATCTCGTCTGAATCTAGTTCATTGAAGGATACTGTTCAAGagatacaaaaacataaaagtaaaaACGATCATAGACTCTCCGACggtgataaaattataatttataaaattgtgcAATCGAAAATGGAGAAAAGGTCGAAGAAATGTAAGAAATCGAGGAACGCGAGTAAGATTTCTAGTAATATGAGTAAATCTATAGAAAAGACGAAAAATGAAGGTACAGTTGAGCAAGATAATGAAGGATTTGAAAATTTAAGTGAAg gTATCTACAAAGCTAAAGAAACAGG ggaCAATGTCGCAGCTATTCATTTCGCTGaagatgataaaataaatgtgtcCTCGAATGACAACTGTAAGAGAAACCGATCCACAACACCACACAACGACCATGAAAaag attGCATTCGACGGGACATTAGTAACGGCGACAACAG GACCCGAGAAGAGGCATACTCAGCTAAAGCACCAGCAACCCAACCTTCGGTGACTTCGTcgacaaatttatataaaactgcAGATATTCAAAAGCCAAGTAAAACAATGCAGGATTTCGATTTTCTAAAACCTTTCGATGGAGATCACGAAGCAGCGAAGTTTTATATAGGAGCATCTGGTTTTCTGAAAGATAATAACTATGAAGTTGTAATACAACTTAAGAAAAAGGAGAGTGATATAATTgacaaaagcaataaaaaaattgacaacGAATCGGCGCAAGTACAGGCAAAGGATAAATCCAAAGTGGATATTGAAGTACAATATTCCAATGATCATAACTTGAAAGAAACAGCAGCGCAGACGTcagttaatattgaaaatatatatgcAGAGAATGCATCTAGTGaaacaaatattaaacataatccCCTTCTTACTAATAATGAAGATAAAATACAATCTGTTAACATGGAAAATGAAACTGACAATGTGCAAGAAATTGGTGTGCACACTTCTTTCAAAGATTCCTTCACAATACCAGTAGAGTGTCCAAAAACTGATTCAATTGCGAAACCAGCAACATCAACATACACACAAACATCATTTAGCTCACCAAATGCCAGACCGGTTCTTTTGCATATGACTTCTTCGACATCTACTGCTTACATGAGCCCACCTGATTTCATACATCCGAAATTCTTAGGACATATTTACGACCCCTTAAATCAACGAGAATGCGAAGACACTCCAATCAATATAGAAAACCAAAATTGCTTTAAAGTTTGTAGATGTACGCGCTCAAGATCATCACACTATAATCATAAGAAGACATGCAAACGACTTAGCATTAGCACCAATACACCACCAAACACGGCACGAAGTTTTCAGTGTGACATATCAGAAGATTTACAAACAAACTCGTTGGAATGTAATAATTCCAAACGAATTCATAAAGGCTTaaagaaaatacataaaaaatcacactcatcGCATGTTATACAGGAAAAACATAAATCACTCGAACCAAATCAAAATACTAGATCCGGTCTATCTCACAAGGCCTgtacaaaaaatgttaatattaatccaGTGGTTAAACAATATGTAAACAAACTCCTTGGACTCAACAAAGGAACTCTAAAGGCTGTTCAAGTGATTAATCAAGAATGCAGTGCTATAGAAACACCAGGGAGTTCCATTATCAATGATTCAAACAATATAGGAAAGTATTATAAAcatgctgaaaacaaaatttcccTCGAGCAAATAAAAGTTATGGTGGAACAACAAATTACGAAAAAGCTCCAGAAGGAAGTTGAGAATACTAAAACTTATTCCAGCAACATATTGGGGTCAGAAAAGCAAATTAATGTCAATTCAAACCTGGCTAGGAAAAAGCATGTTCATAAAGTTAAGTCCTTAAATATTTCAAAGCATTTTGTAAAAACCAAAAGATCTAGAGAATCGCATAAACGAGATCATGATGTTGTTGACAGGCCTCAACCACGATCATCTTCGTCGAACGAACCCTGCTCATCACATAATCATTTTAGtaaaaatgtaaaagaaaacTTCCTGGCGAGACATAACTTTGGAAGTAAAAGTACTTTTAACCTTAGAAAGAAATGTTCTCTGCCTAGTACAACTACAGtaagaagaaataataaatctcCAAGACGGCGTTGTTCAGTACAATACTCCTCATGCGATACTCGTCATCGTGACGCGTATAGATTACCACCAAATCGCGCAACAGCAACATCGTTTTCAACTGATTCGGAGAAATCAAATTATagagaatttaaaaaaacatcaaaGTTCCACCCAGCAGATATTTCCACTCAAACTAGTGCAATTGATAGCGATATTAACTTCATGAAATTAGCTGAAAACAAACTTCATAATATGGAAAAAATTGCTGATTTAACTGAAAGATGTACTAAGAGATTGTCAAACTTGGCGAAAGTTCTGGAAGAAGTGCGAAAAAACAAATCTTTAGTGTATGGTCAAGTTTCCACATCGGATTCTGCTTCGGAATCGGAGATTAAAAAGAATACAATAAGTGCACAAATAACGCAATCTAGTTCTAGGATTTTGcctgaaaacaaaattcaagCAGACGTTAGGGAACCGAGCAAAGAAAAAATCCAGTTTGTGCAAATATTGACAGATATTCCTAAACCTTCGGCTGTTCTTGCATCAACATCGACTTCAAGCATAAATAACGATCCCAATGGTCCCGAGAGTAAAGCTAAATCTGATCAATCTAAAAGTAGGGGTAAACCTCCCCCGGCACTATCAcgtgtaaatttaaaaaatgttcatgaCATTACAGCCGTTCCCCATGAGTTGTCGACGGTAATGGAGGTAGACTCGCCCATGAGTGTAAATTTAAAGAGTAATTCTTCTCGAAAGCAGCTCTACAAAGAGAGCACTTTGTCAAACCAGGAAGAACATCCTAAAACTCAAGAAGGCACTTCTCATGAATttaaggaagatcattccaacAGTGGCTCTATATCACAGAAGGATAAGTTTCAGCACTCTAAAGCCTCTTTTGGATCTTCAGAAGAATCAAAAGCTCAAATGATggatatgaaattatttaacgAGATAATGCTAAAACCTTTTGTAAGTTTGCAAGACTATGTGAATCAATGCAATGGAAAAATTGAGGAGGGATCAAATTTAGAAGATTTGATAAAGGACAACGTAGCCCATGAGGAATTAAGCTCTTTGCATTCAGATGGAAGTTTACCTGACGTTATCTCCGAATTACTAAAACGAAAAATTATTAGCGAACCTTTTAAATTAGATACTGGATCCAATGGTAATACTAATACCACAAGTTTATCATCAGAGTCCTCCATGTCGCTTTTAGCTCTGTCGAAAATTAAAAAGGAAAAGAAATTCGCAGACAAAATTCTATTGAAAAGAGACAACTTTGGAGAGACATCAGGAACTTTAAGTTTATCCTCAAATCCAGATCTAGAGCATGCATTTAAAAAATTGGGTATGGGATGGGCATCCTCAACCTTAAAGAAAACTAAGGAAAGACTAGCTCTCTCATCGTCTTCAAATACATCCAGTTCTagtttaaatcaattaaaatcaaaaagtGGTGCTAAAGATGGTTCCTCTGTGACAAACGAATTTATCCCGTATGAtcataaattgaattttaaaaatgaaactgaCAATGCTAAGAATGCTGTGCAACAGACATCTTTGACAAATTCAATGACGGTTAAAGAATTTTTGACTAATGAATTAgcgaaaaaaattacatttactaataataattcaacGAGAAATGACAATGAATTCGTATCTTTatatgaaactaaaatgcctgATGAAATTAAGAACGCGTCTAAGACACGAGAAGAACATTCGGGTGTGCTAAGTCCTATTGTTCGGGCCCGGACTTCAACCCCGGTACAAATCTATAGATCTGCTACTTATCATTCTACTTCAAGCTCTAATACATCGGAGAGCTTATTTAGCAATGCAGAAGAGTTGTCTTCCGTGAAAGTAACTTCCAATTCTCTTCGCAACCATTCCATATCCGACAAGGATGATTTAACCATTCCAAATTATAGCCTCAGAAGAAAAGGCTTATCTGATAACAGTAAAAGTGACTGA
- the LOC126965837 gene encoding centrosomal protein of 295 kDa-like isoform X4 has protein sequence MTSEIDVSKTNEILRRRKLRLQQVREQSKDIAKKVRQRAKTEQLQHVVDLDGNKEKQYFQLQEKLVDRLEQLYSKSLQNVGTGHKDALELNSQDMKKKTDLSKLRGREAVAELRKKKQEILDEKKKQLDRKLQAREAANELSREKSVTTVHLLKSKSDDKVSSNQSHINIDSVQNSNNNDNKVLDTDSKKNDIATQWEAEELPKDWEPNVPSLSIPKDDKESQRISENDTEISNKSKRMNLFALSDEMPASLRGSYSNIPLDTHYKPTTTVISEYLQSRQLRLRESEPESIKKPSDDLQSIKQTILRTRASKVDDLRTLDHLYV, from the exons ATGACTTCTGAAATTGATGTTTCgaaaacaaatgaaattttaagacgTCGTAAACTACGATTACAACAG GTTAGAGAACAATCAAAAGATATAGCAAAAAAGGTTCGGCAGCGTGCGAAAACTGAACAATTGCAACATGTGGTAGATCTTGATGGAAACAAAGAGAAACAGTATTTTCAGCTACAAGAAAAACTTGTGGATAGATTAGAACAATTATATTCAAAGAGTTTACAAAATGTTGGGACTGGTCACAAAGATGCTTTGGAATTAAATAGTCAAG ATATGAAAAAGAAGACTGATTTGTCTAAATTACGGGGGAGAGAAGCTGTTGCggaattaagaaaaaaaaagcaagAAATACTGgatgaaaaaaagaaacaacTTGATAGAAAATTACAAGCTAG AGAAGCAGCAAATGAATTAAGTAGAGAGAAATCTGTTACTACAGTTCACTTATTAAAATCGAAATCAGATGATAAAGTCTCGTCAAATCAAAGTCACATAAATATTGATTCTGTGCAAAATAGTAATAACAATGATAATAAAGTATTAGATACAGATTCAAAAAAGAATGACATTGCGACTCAGTGGGAGGCAGAAGAGTTGCCAAAAGATTGGGAACCAAATGTTCCATCATTATCCATTCCAAAAGATGACAAAGAGAGTCAAAGAATATCAGAAAATGACACAGAGATTTCTAACAAAAGTAAAAGAATGAATCTTTTTGCATTGAGTGATGAAATGCCGGCTAGTTTAAGAGGCAGCTATTCAAACATTCCTTTAGATACACATTATAAACCTACAACCACAGTTATATCTGAATATTTACAAAGTAGACAATTACGTTTGAGAGAATCTGAACCTGAAAGTATTAAAAAGCCGAGTGATGATCTGCAAAGTATTAAACAAACAATACTTAGGACACGAGCATCAAAAGTCGATG ATTTAAGAacattagatcatttatatgtctag